The sequence GTCCAAAGCGCCGGTCCTGGTTGCCGCAACCCGGGCGGCTGCTGGGGCTCGCAGAAAACGGTTGGAAGCTGCCGGGGCAGAGATTCTGCTTTGCCGCGCAGACCAAGGCCGTGTCAGCCTGAAAGATTTGCTGCACCGGTTGTCGGAGCGCAATGTTCAACGCGTGTTGATGGAGGGCGGGGGAGAGATACTTTATTCAGGCCTGCGCGCCCGGGTTATTGATGAATGGAAGAGCTTTGTGGCCCCGGTTCTCATCGGCGGTGAGAAGGCCAAGGGCGCCGTGAGCGGGAGGGGATTTGAAACGCTGGCTCGAGTCCCGCAGCTTAGGGACACCAAACTTAAACGAGTGGGCAAGGACTGGCTGATTGAAGGCCGGGTTCAATATCCGGGCTAAGGAGAAACGCGAGAATGTTTACAGGAATCATCCTGCATCAGGGAAAGGTCGAGGAACTCATTCAAAAGGAGCACGGTGCTGTGCTCAAGGTGCGTGTGGGCGATTGGGACACACCCATCGAGGGCGGCGAGAGCATTGCCAATAACGGCGTGTGCCTGACCGTGGCCGGGATAGAGGACGATGTGATTTCCTTTGACCTTTTGCCTGAGACCCTGCGCTGCACGACCTTGGGCGCCCTTAAGTCCGGCGCGCCCATTAACCTGGAGCGCTCTCTGGAGCTGGGCGACAAAATGGGCGGCCATATGGTCTTCGGCCACGTGGATTGCATGGCCCGGATGATCGGCACCCAGGAGGAGGGCTCCTTCCTGGTCATGAGCTTTGAGGCGGATCCGGAGCACGTGCGCATGCTCGTGCCCAAGGGCTCCGTGGCCCTGGACGGCATCAGCCTGACCGTGGGCCCGGTGCGGGAGCGGGAGTTCGAGGTGTACTTGATCCCCGAGACCCTTGAGCGCACCACCCTGGGCACGCTCAAACCGGGGGAGGCCGTGAACCTGGAAATCGACATGCTGGCCCGCTATGTGCACCAATACGTCAGCGCGCGGGAAGCCGGGGCACAGGCCGAGCTTGACCCCGCGCAGGGGAGCCGATAAAGTATAGTTTTTCCGCCGAGAGCCCGCGTCGGCATCGAGGGCCCGGCTCCGTCATTGCGAGCCGAGCCGCATGCGAGGCGCGGCAATCTGTGTCCATTCATGGTTTCGGGGTGTAGCGCAGCTTGGTAGCGCGCTTCGTTCGGGACGAAGAGGCCGGAGGTTCAAATCCTCTCACCCCGACCATTCTTCATAAGTCATCTCGTTATAATAGGTTGCGATCAGTCTCACTTTGCCCCTCTCAGTTGCCACCATCCATATACCAAAATAGTCCCAATATGGTATACTTTTTGTGTTATGGAATTCGAATTT is a genomic window of Candidatus Omnitrophota bacterium containing:
- the ribD gene encoding bifunctional diaminohydroxyphosphoribosylaminopyrimidine deaminase/5-amino-6-(5-phosphoribosylamino)uracil reductase RibD translates to VRTGVLRAQAEALNEEFFVRMKEKRPWVIAKAAHSLDGRIATVTGESQWISGPEALEEVHRMRSRCDAVMIGVQTALADDPDLRCRLKGYKGKQPLRVVVDSKLRTPVNARMFRSKAPVLVAATRAAAGARRKRLEAAGAEILLCRADQGRVSLKDLLHRLSERNVQRVLMEGGGEILYSGLRARVIDEWKSFVAPVLIGGEKAKGAVSGRGFETLARVPQLRDTKLKRVGKDWLIEGRVQYPG
- a CDS encoding riboflavin synthase: MFTGIILHQGKVEELIQKEHGAVLKVRVGDWDTPIEGGESIANNGVCLTVAGIEDDVISFDLLPETLRCTTLGALKSGAPINLERSLELGDKMGGHMVFGHVDCMARMIGTQEEGSFLVMSFEADPEHVRMLVPKGSVALDGISLTVGPVREREFEVYLIPETLERTTLGTLKPGEAVNLEIDMLARYVHQYVSAREAGAQAELDPAQGSR